Proteins from a genomic interval of Mycolicibacterium madagascariense:
- a CDS encoding metal-sensitive transcriptional regulator, translating to MIDDQESIDAILRRLRRAQGQLNGVINMIEQGRDCKDVVTQLAAVSRALDRAGFKIVATGLRECIVADRNGNTAPMTEAELEKLFLTLA from the coding sequence ATGATCGACGATCAAGAAAGCATCGACGCGATCCTCAGGAGGCTGCGCCGCGCCCAGGGACAGCTCAACGGCGTAATCAACATGATCGAACAAGGGCGTGACTGCAAGGACGTCGTCACCCAGTTGGCCGCCGTATCCCGCGCACTCGACCGAGCAGGGTTCAAGATCGTCGCCACCGGGTTACGCGAATGCATCGTCGCCGACCGCAACGGCAACACCGCACCCATGACAGAGGCCGAACTCGAGAAGCTGTTCCTTACGCTCGCGTAG
- a CDS encoding mycothiol-dependent nitroreductase Rv2466c family protein, which yields MQPTREAGTLDPAVELWLDPVCPFSWNTARWLAEVAEASEFDIEWHLMSLAVLNEGQTLPPPAQARMEDSRRIGRLMAAIQGELGQSGLSAAYFAFGTAYFDHDVAVDEHLATQVLKTAGAQVATVSSMSDASLDATVRRSHEASQEALGMSGGSPMVTIGGRTLFGPVLTSVPDRHTHRALFDAITALANTPQFSQLERPRASQGSH from the coding sequence ATGCAACCAACACGTGAAGCCGGAACGCTCGATCCCGCTGTCGAACTGTGGCTCGATCCGGTGTGCCCGTTCTCGTGGAACACCGCGAGGTGGTTGGCCGAGGTCGCCGAGGCCAGCGAGTTCGACATCGAGTGGCACTTGATGAGCCTCGCGGTGCTCAATGAGGGTCAGACGTTGCCGCCTCCTGCGCAGGCCCGGATGGAGGATTCACGTCGCATCGGCAGGCTGATGGCGGCCATCCAGGGTGAACTCGGCCAGAGCGGTTTGTCGGCAGCATATTTCGCCTTCGGTACGGCCTACTTCGACCACGACGTGGCGGTGGACGAGCACCTCGCCACGCAGGTGTTGAAGACCGCAGGGGCTCAGGTGGCCACGGTGTCGTCCATGTCGGATGCCTCCCTGGACGCGACGGTCCGCCGATCGCATGAAGCCAGCCAGGAGGCGTTGGGGATGAGCGGTGGCAGCCCAATGGTGACGATCGGCGGACGGACACTCTTCGGTCCGGTGCTCACCTCGGTCCCCGATCGCCACACGCATCGGGCGCTGTTCGACGCGATCACCGCGTTGGCGAACACGCCCCAATTCAGCCAACTCGAACGGCCCCGCGCGTCCCAGGGATCGCACTGA
- a CDS encoding MMPL/RND family transporter gives MRFIRRFAVPILVAWLLLTVAVNVLIPPIESVARDHAVTMSPQDAPAMIAAKRIGATYHESDSDSIAMVVLEGDRELGDEARRFYDTLVRELHADPEHVQHVQDVWGDPLTAAGVQSRDGKAAYVQLNLAGDQGSTAGNASVEALREIVARSSPPAGLKVYVTGPAPLTTDMNHAADKSMLIMMGVTGLVIMIMLLITYRSLVTMLLVLVMVGFEMGTARGVVALLGAHDVLGFSTFVVAMLSTLAIAAGTDYAIFLVGRYQEARRAGQDREAAYYTMFRGTHHIILGSGLTIAGATLCLHSARLSYFKALGLPSAIGLLVVVAGALTAAPAVVAVASRFGLLDAKRESNVRRWHRIGTATVRWPGAVLAATLAIAVVGIAVVPTMQISYNDRFYIADDAPSNVGYAAAEKHFSAATMNPDILMIESDHDMRTSADMIVLDKIATEVFRTPGIAMVQSITRPLGGPIEHTSIPFQISAQSIPIQQNLQFVRDRVADMLAMSDDLGAMISSMKRIETSLARIGGATHRLVGDTGEMKATLDQIRDHLADFDDTVRPLRNYLYWEPHCFDISICSGAKSVFEAIDGVDTFSDDMTALMTDIGDADGGVSDVVTQFRPIIGVAQSMRNSLLTMHSTFSGLITQMAQMTDTASAMGQAFDASKSGDYFYLPPEAFQNPDFQRGLKLFLSPDGKAARFIITHDHDPATPAGIASVTSELDAAHQAVKGTALTDARFYLAGTAAIYRDIQSGAHYDLLIVGIAALTLIFAVMVIITRALVASLVIVGTVLLSLGAAFGLTVLVWQYLFGLDLNWIAPVFGLIILLAVGSDYNLLLVSRFKEEMGAGLKTGIIRSMGQTGAVVTAAGLVFAFTMMSMVASDLSSIGQAGSTIGLGLLFDTLIVRSLMTPSIAALLARWFWWPLNIRKRPIPSVREPVSPSAP, from the coding sequence ATGCGGTTCATTCGACGCTTTGCGGTACCGATCCTGGTGGCGTGGCTGCTGCTGACCGTCGCCGTCAACGTCCTGATCCCGCCCATCGAGTCGGTGGCCAGGGACCATGCGGTGACGATGTCACCGCAGGATGCTCCGGCGATGATCGCGGCCAAGCGCATTGGTGCGACCTATCACGAGTCGGACTCCGACAGCATCGCGATGGTCGTCCTCGAAGGTGACCGCGAGCTGGGTGATGAGGCGCGTCGCTTCTACGACACTCTCGTTCGCGAGCTGCACGCCGACCCCGAACACGTGCAGCACGTGCAAGACGTGTGGGGAGATCCCCTCACCGCGGCCGGGGTACAGAGTCGCGACGGCAAAGCCGCCTACGTGCAGCTCAATCTCGCCGGGGACCAGGGCAGCACGGCAGGCAACGCCTCCGTCGAAGCGCTGCGAGAGATCGTCGCTCGTTCGTCTCCACCGGCGGGTCTGAAGGTGTACGTCACGGGGCCAGCACCGCTGACCACGGACATGAACCACGCTGCCGACAAGAGCATGCTCATCATGATGGGCGTGACCGGCTTGGTCATCATGATCATGCTGCTGATCACCTACCGCTCGCTGGTCACCATGCTGCTGGTGCTGGTCATGGTGGGCTTCGAGATGGGCACTGCCAGAGGAGTCGTCGCGCTGCTCGGCGCGCACGACGTCCTGGGCTTCTCCACCTTCGTCGTCGCCATGCTGTCCACGCTGGCGATCGCCGCGGGAACCGACTACGCGATATTCCTCGTCGGCCGCTATCAGGAGGCACGCCGAGCCGGCCAGGACCGGGAAGCCGCGTACTACACCATGTTTCGCGGCACCCATCACATCATCCTGGGCTCGGGACTGACCATCGCAGGTGCGACCCTGTGCCTGCACTCCGCCCGATTGTCCTACTTCAAGGCCCTCGGGCTGCCGTCGGCGATAGGCCTGCTGGTCGTCGTCGCGGGAGCGCTGACCGCGGCTCCCGCCGTCGTGGCGGTGGCCAGCCGCTTCGGCCTACTCGACGCCAAGCGGGAGTCGAACGTCCGACGGTGGCATCGCATTGGCACCGCGACGGTCCGATGGCCCGGCGCGGTGCTTGCCGCCACCCTGGCCATCGCCGTCGTCGGCATCGCCGTCGTGCCGACCATGCAGATCAGCTACAACGACCGCTTCTACATCGCCGACGACGCTCCGTCCAATGTTGGATATGCGGCTGCGGAAAAGCATTTCAGCGCCGCGACGATGAATCCCGACATCCTGATGATCGAGAGCGATCACGACATGCGGACCAGTGCGGACATGATCGTCCTCGACAAGATCGCCACCGAGGTCTTCCGGACACCGGGAATTGCCATGGTGCAGAGCATCACCCGCCCCCTGGGCGGGCCGATCGAGCACACCTCGATTCCCTTTCAAATCAGCGCCCAATCGATACCGATCCAGCAGAACCTGCAATTCGTGCGGGACAGGGTCGCCGACATGCTCGCGATGAGCGATGACCTCGGCGCGATGATCAGTTCCATGAAGCGGATCGAGACCTCGCTGGCCCGCATCGGCGGTGCCACCCACCGCCTGGTCGGGGACACGGGCGAAATGAAGGCGACCCTCGACCAGATTCGAGACCACCTCGCCGATTTCGACGACACGGTGCGACCGTTGCGCAATTACCTCTACTGGGAACCGCATTGCTTCGACATTTCCATTTGCTCGGGCGCCAAGTCGGTATTCGAGGCCATCGACGGGGTCGACACGTTCAGCGATGACATGACCGCTTTGATGACCGACATCGGCGATGCCGACGGTGGCGTGTCCGACGTGGTCACCCAGTTTCGACCGATCATCGGTGTCGCGCAGTCGATGCGCAATTCCCTTCTGACCATGCACAGCACCTTCTCGGGCCTCATTACTCAGATGGCCCAGATGACCGACACCGCCAGCGCGATGGGACAGGCGTTCGACGCGTCCAAGAGCGGTGACTACTTCTACCTACCGCCAGAGGCCTTCCAGAACCCGGACTTTCAACGCGGACTGAAGCTCTTCCTCTCACCCGATGGCAAAGCGGCCCGCTTCATCATCACCCACGATCACGATCCGGCGACCCCCGCCGGCATCGCGTCGGTCACCTCCGAACTCGACGCCGCCCACCAAGCGGTCAAGGGCACCGCGCTGACCGATGCACGGTTCTACCTCGCCGGCACCGCCGCCATCTACCGCGACATCCAGTCGGGCGCACACTACGACCTCCTCATCGTCGGAATAGCAGCCTTGACACTGATATTCGCTGTCATGGTGATCATCACCCGAGCACTGGTGGCGTCCCTGGTGATCGTCGGCACCGTCCTGCTCTCGCTCGGTGCCGCCTTCGGACTCACCGTCCTGGTGTGGCAGTACCTGTTCGGTCTAGACCTGAACTGGATCGCCCCGGTCTTCGGGCTGATCATCCTGCTAGCCGTCGGCTCGGACTACAACCTGCTTCTCGTCTCCCGCTTCAAGGAGGAAATGGGAGCCGGGCTAAAGACCGGGATCATCCGCTCCATGGGTCAGACCGGCGCCGTGGTCACTGCGGCGGGGCTGGTCTTTGCGTTCACCATGATGTCGATGGTCGCCAGCGATCTGAGCTCGATAGGACAGGCGGGCAGCACGATTGGCCTGGGGCTACTCTTCGATACCCTCATCGTGCGTTCGCTGATGACCCCCTCCATCGCTGCGCTTCTCGCTCGCTGGTTCTGGTGGCCCCTCAACATCCGCAAAAGGCCGATCCCTTCGGTTCGCGAGCCCGTCTCGCCCAGTGCGCCGTAA
- a CDS encoding MmpS family transport accessory protein, with amino-acid sequence MSVLAKGWVPVVVVVAVVLGGVTVVRLRGAFGSEAIFSASGADAEPLEQAHVKYVTYDLYGSRDMIGSVNYLDANAQAHQANFTGLPWSVTVSTSAPAVLASVVAQGDGDSIGCRITVNGEVKDEGRADGHHAQTSCLAKAA; translated from the coding sequence GTGAGCGTGCTCGCCAAGGGCTGGGTACCGGTGGTCGTCGTGGTGGCAGTCGTCCTCGGCGGTGTGACCGTGGTCAGGTTGCGCGGCGCGTTCGGCTCCGAGGCGATCTTCTCCGCCTCGGGTGCCGACGCCGAACCCCTTGAACAGGCTCACGTCAAATACGTGACCTACGACCTCTATGGATCTCGTGACATGATCGGAAGCGTCAACTATCTGGACGCGAACGCCCAAGCGCACCAGGCGAACTTCACCGGACTGCCCTGGAGCGTCACCGTCTCGACGTCCGCGCCCGCGGTACTGGCAAGTGTGGTGGCGCAAGGCGACGGTGACTCCATCGGATGCCGAATCACGGTCAACGGTGAGGTCAAGGACGAAGGCCGGGCAGACGGACACCACGCCCAGACCTCCTGTTTGGCGAAGGCCGCGTGA